In one window of Onychomys torridus chromosome 7, mOncTor1.1, whole genome shotgun sequence DNA:
- the Ccdc159 gene encoding coiled-coil domain-containing protein 159 isoform X7, which translates to MTRWSRNLEPEIINATSEQTPRIVDWGPEWDSAPQPHEATSSYSNLDLHKEHCHDQELVKRNHSPTKKSPEPGSSKVKVKNAMLIPDAQKLLRCELESLRTQLQAQTKAFEFLNHSVTMLEKESCLQQIKIQQLEEVLSPTSRQGEKEGHKWGTEQSRQELYGALAQGLQGLQKTLRDGEEMQRSRTTRCLQLLAQEIRDSKKFLWEELELVREEVTFIYQKLQAQEDEISENLLNIQKMQKTQVKCRKVLTKMKQQAYEPSSWPEAEEGPVESGCWKGDLQKELSDLWSAVHSLQSSIDCLALSVGTKPRASSLRGSKEHRCLSSQYPSWDSDSDWERPCSKSGSYPGTVPPQPLPSLTSWPPCDSHSLGPEAGTVWASGPWLGTLNSGG; encoded by the exons ATGACCCGCTGGTCCAGGAACTTGGAGCCTGAGATCATCAACGCTACTTCAGAACAAACACCGAGGATTGTGGATTGGGGGCCGGAGTGGGACTCAGCGCCTCAGCCTCATGAGGCTACCTCCTCCTATTCCAACTTAGACCTGCACAAGGAACATTGTCATGACCAAGAGCTTGTGAAGAGGAACCACAGTCCAACCAAG aaGTCCCCGGAGCCTGGCTCTTCTAAAGTAAAAG TTAAGAACGCCATGCTAATCCCTGATGCTCAGAAGCTCTTGCGATGTGAACTAGAGTCTCTCAGGACCCAGTTGCAGGCTCAGACCAAG GCTTTTGAGTTCCTGAACCACTCTGTGACCATGCTGGAGAAAGAGAGCTGCCTACAGCAGATCAAAATCCAGCAGCTTGAAG AAGTGTTGAGCCCCACAAGCCgccaaggagagaaggaaggtcaTAAATGGGGTACGGAACAGAGTCGGCAGGAGCTGTATGGGGCCCTGGCCCAAGGTCTGCAGGGCTTGCAGAAGACTCTGAGGGACGGTGAGGAGATGCAACGGTCCCGCACCACTCGCTGCCTACAGCTGTTGGCCCAGGAGATCCGGGACAG CAAGAAGTTCCTGTGGGAGGAACTGGAGCTGGTGCGGGAGGAAGTGACTTTCATCTATCAGAAGCTCC AGGCCCAGGAGGATGAGATCTCAGAGAACCTCCTGAATATCCAGAAGATGCAGAAAACACAGGTGAAGTGCCGAAAG GTTCTGACCAAGATGAAGCAGCAGGCATATGAGCCATCTTCATGGCCAGAGGCTGAGGAGGGGCCTGTGGAAAGTGGCTGCTGGAAGGGTGATTTACAGAAGGAGCTGAGTGACCTATG GTCTGCTGTCCACAGTCTGCAGAGCTCCATCGATTGTCTTGCCTTGTCCGTGGGCACCAAGCCCAGAGCCTCCAGTCTCAGGG GCTCCAAGGAACACCGGTGCCTGAGTTCTCAGTACCCATCCTGGGACTCTGATTCTGACTGGGAGAGACCTTGCAGCAAGAGTGGATCCTATCCTGGTACAGTCCCTCCTCAGCCTCTTCCATCCCTTACCAGCTGGCCCCCTTGTGATTCCCACAGTTTAGGCCCTGAGGCTGGCACTGTCTGGGCATCTGGTCCTTGGCTGGGAACCCTGAATTCTGGTGGTTAA